In Alnus glutinosa chromosome 7, dhAlnGlut1.1, whole genome shotgun sequence, the sequence aaaaataaaatatttatcacaaataagtcaaaaagagaaaataattactgatgatataaattataattttactgaTATTTCTAATagattcaaaaaagaaaaacgtccTATTACAGTTCAAGATTTGCaatttgagataaataatatgaaacaagaaataaaagaattaaaacttgattttaaaaaccttaaaaaacaattagtacaagaaattataatactaaaacagaaaaacaacaaacaaaatctTGCAAAATGATAATAAAGTTAACATCGAAGAGattcaaaataataatgaaattaaaatcgaaggaaaaaataatgaaaccaaacaaaaaccaatagataataatttattcattaatcttatagataggataatattccaaaaatggtatgttgaaataacattaataatCAATGAGGAATTCCAAATTACAACTGTAACTTTGTTAGATTCAGAGGCAGATATGAATTGTATTCAAGAAGGAATTATACccacaaaatattatgaaaagacAACTGAAAAATTGCACCAAGCAAGTGGAACAAGATTGAATATAGAGTATAAAATATCTAATGCTCATATTTGTAATAatgaaatatgttttaaaactacatttattttagtaaaaaatattacctCTAAGATAATATTAGGAAATccatttttagcattacttgacccttttataaaaacagaagaagaaattagTACTGAAATTAtgagaaagaaaattttattcaaatttattttaccACCAATAACTaaagatattaaaaaattaaaaaatattttcatattccAATAAATTAAAGTTATTTCCAAACAAATAAGAGATAGAAAATATCAtgaatcaaattttaattttaccaGTTTCTCTATGAATGATGTTTTAATCTTCTCAaaatatattagtttaataGTCTCATTTATTGGAATAAATTTATTCtgcaaaattttagaaaatctgaATTTTATGACTAACGCTTTAAATGGCAAGTATTTAACTTTGCAAAATGATATGTTCTTTATATCAGGAATAATGACAGCTAAAAGAATTCAAAATCCTAAGCGCCTTACTCCAGCAGAGAAAGGAAAGGctaaggtgaatgagtatgaagaatttccagCGGAAATTCAACAGAAAATTCCTCAACGGATTGAGTTTCTTAATCCGGAGCATACTAATAGTATCATCCTGGAAGAAGTTCTTCAAACTTCTACCAAATTTTTAGGGGATAATTCCACTAATTATCCTATTCATATTCAGATACTATTAGATAATTTAACTCGAGCTttcattaaaaaacacaaaaatcttCATGAAAAATCCATAAAAGCCCTCGAGTATCATTTAGTCTGCAATGAGATTTTGTTACAATCCATTGCTTCTCCTAATGATCAACCAGTGGCAAAGATCATTAATCGGGCCCGATCTCCCACTGAGATCTACCAAATCCAAAGAATTAGTCCTAAGGAAATGGGAAAAGTCTGACAAAAGGTTTTTGACCTTCCTGGCGAGATCCAAAACCTTATTTTTTATAATCCTTCATATACTGAATATTTTGATAGATGGATTCAGAGAATGATGTTAATCGCCAatggagaaaataaatagtataaGAAAGTCTATGGCAAAGACTCTCAGAGTCTTTGAACCTCATTGCTACTTTCCTGGATTAATCTATATTCCTGAAAAAAGATTATGGTATATCCAGACAACGCATGAATGGAGATTGGGAACATTATGAAATAGGAAACCCTGAATTAGGAGCCCAACTTTTTTAAGAAGGATTCTTATCCTATTATCCTGTCAAGCATATTGAAGAATTACGTGACTTTCCCCCCATAGTCCATAAATACtgtaaaaaatatacaaaacaatTTACAGAAAAGGCATTTGGGTATGAGTGTTAATCAATCTACTATCCTGAGAATTTGGAGTACAGTTCCAGAATTTGATCCAGAGAATTATATGGAAGTCAAACCGGCTCAACACTGCATCCTAATTAACCCATCTGATGGTGATCAAGTTGCAGAATTAAGAATGGGAAGGATTCCTCTTAAATTGGATGATCCATTAGGAATTATGAATCTATGGCGaacttttaaggaaaaattcaTGATAAATGCTATCCAAGAATTATCTCCAGTAAGAAAAGTCTTAGCTAAAAGTGATAGAATTATTGTTTTTGGAGAGGATATTTCTGCATTAGGAGTTTGAGAACAACTTCTTCGTCAAAGCAAATATATTTACCAGAATGAAAAATGGTAGAATCAAACAGAAATAAATCCTAAGGAAATTATAGATGAAAGTATTGCATTAGATTCTGATGGCACAGAACGCTTAGAATATTGTACATACTGTAATGAATGGGGACATGATACATTTATTTGTGAATTCACAGAGGACGAATGGAGACCTACATTCACTGACCATGATTATGATCTGTATGATGATTATTACAGTGATGATTAAAAGAAAGTAGACGCATGAAGGAAGgaattattcatcaaaagtAAAGGAAGAAGCCTAGAAGAACATGAGAAAGTGGAAAGATATAGCAAAATCCACTAGTAGGCATGAAGACATAAAAGAACATTATGACATGAAGATATGAAAAAAGCATTATGGCATAAAGGACATAAAAGACATGATGACATAAAGGACATATGTAGAAAGTGGAAATATATGGAAAACACCTTCAGCTGCGTCATCTCAGCCGACAcagaagacaaaaataatagaCTGACAAAGTTTACCAGTATTCAAGAATTATTGATGCATCTACTGTTCAAGTGAATTATTGCAGCTCAAATCAGTCAGACAATTTTACTGTTCAAAATCACGCGGAATCTTTACTACtgtttatatttgtaattttcctctTGGCCTATATAAAGTCAGTGTGATGGATGAGGGAGGCAAAATGAATTGGAGAGCGAATTTGAGAGAAAACTATATATAACGAGCTTTGAACATTCAAAATTAAAGAAGGAGATCGTAAAGCTATCAATTTTCAaacataaaaaaggaaaagtttgaTCTTTTGGTACATATATGGTATCTCAACAAGAAAAGCAAccatattatattaattaaatatataacttgacagcatataaattaaattttttaataagtgaacgattattataataattcaaaaacttAAACCGAAGAGCTAAGaggaaaggtttttttttagataaaataaaaagctgGCTTAGATGAAAGTTTAAAATTTAACAAGTTGGATAATGAAGCTATGCTTTTACCTGATGTCTGCTGACGTTCTGGATTCGAACAAAAAATGCATATTCGTAATCAACATATACGAATTATTGTGCGTCAAATAACATCAAAAGTCTTGATTTCAAAAGATTAGaatgtgtaatatttttttcacttgGAGAGCTAATTGATTTCTGTTTTAATAGCAGAACAAACAGGGCATATTTCAAACAAGCGATTTGTTACCGAGTCATCTTATTGGAAATAACAAAAGGATTTTTAAATACTCCAAGTTTGATAAGtggtgatttttttaaaatattaacttaaataattagatttatatttttttattgactaTGTGACTCATGTGGTCTCTTGTCGTTGTTTAGGTGAAACTGTTGCTCGTCGCCGTCGGTCAAGAAAGGCGTGCTTGTTGTACACACTCAAATGTACCTTACATCTATAAGACCCAAGACCATAAAACGAGGACTTTCCTCggttccttcttttcttttttctttttttaatttatttttaaaattgctgGACAACAAGATGGTCGGTAAAACATTTCCGATCTTTAAAATTATCTTGtctggtaattttttatttttttattatacagTGATATATGCTAAgagttgtaaaatatttatgtttttactaGAATTTCATTTTAAACTGGCAtggtaattattttaattagtagCCATTATAATAggatagaaatttcttataaattggtttataaaattttttttacaacccacatataaaattaacatgTGTCTATTGGCATGTAGAAAGCACATACTGTTTTAATAGTATGTActtttcacatgtttttttaatagcattaataaaacaatatgtatttctcacatacttaaatgacacatgtcaatcttatatgtgggttgtaagaaattttttacaagctaatttgtagaaaatttctatctatTATAATGTAGCAATTTAAAATGTGAGAATTCGCATAATACTTATCATATTAATTCCTAAAATATAAACTATTAAGTAcgtaatttattaataaattagtATCATGTAGCAGTCTACGTGAACATGATTCTCTACAAAATATGAATAATCAAATGACAATCTTCACAGCCCACGACCAATCTAACCCTTGGTGgtatttttttgttctcaatTATTAAGGGTATGTTTagaattgtgatttttttcGTAGATAAAATATATGGTTTTAAGccaaattacagaaaataaatcgtttgagaattgtgcttttaaaaaattgtgatttaaaaaccCAGAAagctattttttcaaatcgtagccAAATTggtactttttttaaaacgcaaaattttaaaggctaacatgtgattttaaaagtcaaactgcaattttgcgaaacacttaactgcatttttaaaaatcactttttcaaattgcacattttaaaatcaatattttgaaagcgcactttttaaaatcgcaaatccGAACGGACTTAAATCAAAGAGTCGGTGGAAAACTTGAAACAAACTAATTACCATAATCAAGTCAACTAATAATGATAATTAGCCAAATATATTGGATGAGAAATTTTAAACGTGAGCCTTTTGTCCGTTTCATGTCCGTCTCTTTCCAGTGTGGCATTGACAATtaagttaaaattttgaactcaAATGGGAAAGACTCGggatattaaaataatttgcgCCATTACACAATTTTCCCCCAAATTTTCTcccctttctcttttcttaaaaaatctCCTTCCTCGTTTTCCGGCCAATCTCCAGCTTTGTCGACGCTTTGCCCCCATTTTTCAGCCAAGGATATTACCCTTTCCGGCGGCGACCGAGCTCCCTATTGGGAGGGGCATTGcatcaaaactcaaaagggAGCTCAGAACACTTTACAAGTCTTCTCCCAATTAGGTCAATTGAATTTATTGTGGTGGTGGCCGACCAAGAAACAATGCCACATGCAGGCCAAGATTGTAGTCTCGCGCGCATTAGCCTGATAAGACCTTTACAGTATGTCTAGTATTGGATATTTTAATCATCATTAGCATCATCATGGAATAAGCCAACATCAATCTTGGCCATTTTTTCCTCTGTCATGTCTCGTAGAAATATAATTCATCTCGTCATAGCGAGTCGTTTTCTTCGGCTATGTTGACAGGAGATCAATTTGGACGCATACAAAGCACAGCTTAGTCGAGCTCCAGCTAGAGTCCATTTATCTTCCTTCAACAACTTGGGTCACTTTTTCCTTGTCATGTTTAGATAAAATTCACTATGATATACTACATCTATTTttacttgttattttatttaataataattttcactaTTATTTTACGGAATATAGAATCGTATAAATAATCTAAAGAAATGATGTAGTAAGGATCGGAACTTATGAAAAGTTGTGACCACTTAgaattgtagtaaaaattgtatGGTTTTACAGTTGTGATCACTCATTATTGTAGTAAAAATTCTATTATTGTtataaatatcaataaaatgatcccaccccttaaaaaaaaaatatatatataaaataaaatgatcccACAATATTCATGAGGAGAATATGTAATTTTCAAAGCTTTACATGGTACTAGAGTCTTTTAAAGGCACCatatttgttgttgttcttcGATCCTCTGTTATGTTTCTTCTCAATGGCTATCCCACCATCTTCTAAAACTCCCTCCTAGCCTCTTCGTCAACAACTGTCGGGTCCACATAGCCAAACTCTTCTTCTACAATTTGATTGgaaaattcttataatttttgtacaaattCTATTCTGCTGAGCTCCACTCTCAAACATTATGCGGaatttattaattgttgtttttaaaCCCTTTGATTAGAAAATGCATACACTTCTAATTGTTAGTACCAAGTCTTTAATTTGGTACTTTTGGGCATTGGTACAGAAAATAAGGTTGTATCAAAATCCACTTTGACGAGCTTGGAACAATTTGAAAGACAAGAGGGAATAGGACCGCTAAGACTGTTGTAACCAATATACAAAGTTTCAAGACAACGATGATCAGATAATGTGTCAACACTAAAAACGTACTCACTCTTCACTTCCAAGTGTCAAttccttttataataaaataataaaaataataaaaataatttaaaaaaaaaaaaaaatctaaggcaGCAACACATGCATTGAGCTATATTTTCCCACTACTGCTTCACATTTTGATACGGTCCTTGGCATGAAAAAGGGAAGTTTAATTTAATTACGTCCAACTTTCAAACAATGAAACGGACATATAATTGTgtaattatcatttaattaagaGTAAATATCACGTCgatttgtataaaaattatagtaGAAGCTTAATGGCCCAAACATTTTCCATGAGTTAATAATGCAAGTGCTCGAAGTTGAAGCTTGCCTCGTGGACTTGTTGGAAAATGggattaataaaattaaacttTACGTCAATATTTTCTATTGAAAACTAATTTTTAGTAGATTATTATATAACTGTCATGTAATTAGAATGATATGGCAATGaaaattaactattaatttttctttttataaagccATTACTGATCTAAAtgctaatttttattgtcacgtcTTTCTAGTTGTATGATGGTCGTATAGTACTAGTACTCCaactattaaataaaattactcttttctatttaaataaaatggagTAAATTGTAGAGTTAAAGTTCGAACTCATAGCATATTCTAATTAATACgatgttaaattaccatttgtcTCACAAATTTAAAccaataacaaataattaatttaatcattagTATTCTAACAATCTTCATCGATCCGGCCTCTTTGAATCTTCTCTCAAAGGAGATCGAGGCTGCTATATATTCTATGTGCTATCTTGATCGTTAAAACTTCAACAAGCGGTAATGAAGGTAAAATGCTTTTACCCCAGCCGTGCCCTTCACTTTGACACAATGACACGCAAAGAAGATCGACCAAAACTTCAATACTAAATTCACTAAAATTGTCAGACGTTTGAGCTGACGTTCAACGACAGAGAGAGATTAATATTGCATGTACGTCGTCTAATATTTTTTCACCCGGAGAAAATTCCAATATATGGTCCACGgggcattttctttttaagtaaatCAATAGGAAATCAACGTGAAAAGCGTGGAAGCATAGACTTACTAAGGACTAACATTCTTTTTTAAAGGAAgcaacatttatttttctttaataaaagtaaatatcaCTTTTCAAAAAAGCAAAACGCTTTGGGAGGGGAAATTTTCCTTTAggattcaaaagaaaaagaaagaaaaaaaaaattaaaatgtcacGTGATGCAGGGGGATCCGAGTCAGATGACGCTGAGCTGTCAGATTGCACATTAATGGCGCTAAGATACCTGGAGCAGGCAGATCAGTgcaaaattggcaagaaatcgtaaTCTGACCTAATTGAGACAATTTTCAAATGCGTTGCAGTAATTTgaccataactttggctacgagcATCCGAttcgcgcatatgaccccaattcggaaagctctctttGACACGTACCCCGTGGCCACTGAGCTATGCTCGGTGCACCTCGTTTCGAGCCCCAAAATCCactgttttccttttcaaaaccctatttttagatattttttatcatttatagtaatttttcgtttattgtttaggaggtgattctgagcctGATTTGGGCTAGATTTTCGGCAGACTGCTTATTTTATTCCATATTTCGTTTTATTAAGGTTTTCgagattttgctattttttgtaaaattcttCTAAAGACCTAATTTTCAACTATataagcccggcttgtgggcgttttccaacagttttattattattgataatttatcgaattcagagttttctctctgtttttgggtgAATTTCATATTTTCTTCCCTGCAATCTACTTGTTAAttagcctgcagaataatcgctattctgccCGGCGTCATCACGTAGGATTGAGTAGGATGACAATGAGATTGTGGTGTATAAAGGTAGCATGTAttaatttctcttcttttaaaaTCTCTTTAGGGCTGATGTGTCGTGTGGGAGCAAGCATACAACATCAACTTTGGGGATGGAGGATAATGGAGTGATGTATAAATCTATTATTCCTATTCAACGTACCTATATACTTTACTTACTCCAAGTGAATCTCCTAGGAAGCCACTAGATTCACCTTCAAATGTGCACActttaagttatatatatagggtGCAAACGTCGAGAGAGAGAcgattttttctcctttttctaaTGGAGTACTTCATGAACGTAGTATCTCTCTACTAGAGTTCTAAGAATGGAGAAATTAGAACGAGTAGAGAGATTTATGGGCTCATGATAATATAGTACTTGTATTAATTCCGATCCAAATTAGTAGGGATTTATCAAATAATTGAACACCTCACCTACTCGTTAATCTCCATTTGCATGTATTATAATTTTACTAACCATGTGGACGAAAAATTGAAGAGGAAGGAGTCAATTCGATCTGGTACGTACTGTACAATCAATTATTAGATGTTGCAAACGATGCAAAATGCTTCACTTCCACTAAGACTCTTGAAGTCTAGAGTCTCTCCACTATAAGACTCTAGAAGTCTCAAACTATagctcaaaaaacaaaacaaaaaaagtctcAAACCATTACTTTATTTCTTGTTTGTCATCATCTCCCTTTCGCATAATTACAGCTTGGTGCTTAGACTTCCGAATCACAAAGCCAATTGTTGATGAGGAATATGCGTGGCTTAGACTTCCAAGTGTTTAAGAGGGAAAAACCCACAACTTCAACTCATATCATCATTTCCTTTCAATAAATTTCCCCTCAGGACTGAAATTCTCTTATAAAAGCCACTCAACACCTTATAATTTATCTCCAAGCTAAGCCTTCTTTTCTTATAAACTCTCTCactatctccctctctctcttggaACACCGTCATGATGATGCTAATAAAAAGGCCCTCCATTCTCCTGCTCTTGGGTTTTCTCTTAGTGCTTCAGTTGGCCCAATCCTCCACCAACAACTTTACCGATCAATCAGCTCTCATTGCCTTCAAATCCGAAATCAATTCCGGTCCAAACCAAACTGTCTTGGCTGGTAACTGGTCCACAACTACAAACTTCTGCAACTGGATCGGAGTCTCATGTAGCCGACGCAGGCAAAGAGTCACTGCTTTGAACCTTTCCTACATGGGTCTCGAAGGCGCCATTTCTCCCTATATTGGTAACCTTTCTTTCCTGGTTTATCTTAATCTATGCAACAATAGCTTCTTTGGTTCTCTGCCTCATGAGATTAGTCGCCTACAACGCTTGAGAATACTCTGGTTGGGACACAACCAATTGGAAGGTGGCATCCCTCCAACATTGAAAAATTGTCGGAATCTTCAAGAAATACATCTAATAGATAACCATCTTATTGGTGCAATTCCATCGTCCCTTGGCAACATGTCGTCATTAGAGGTCTTGAATTTGCAACTCAACAGTCTCACGGGTCCATTTTCTCTTGTAATCTTTAACACAAGTTCTCTAGCTGTAATTGCTCTTACAGGGAATCACATCTCAGGAACTCTTCCGATGAATCTCTGCAACCATTGTCCTAATCTTCAAGGGCTTTATCTTTCAGGCAACGAATTCAACGGTCGGCTCCCTTCACAAATGCATTACTGTGTAGAGGTTGTAGTCATAGACCTATCATACAATAAATTTGATGGGGGTATTCCAGAAGGTTTTGGGAGTTTAGAAAAACTTGAATACCTATCTCTTGGAGGTAACAACTTAACCGGTAATATACCTCCTACCATAACTAACTTGTCGAGGTTATCTGCATTTGGCATTGAGAATAACAATATTAAAGGAAGCATTCCGAGAGATTTATGGCGGCTTCAAAATCTGAATTCTTTTTTATGTAATTCAAATAGTCTCACAGGAGCAATCCCCCAATTCATGTTCAACATTTCCTCTCTCCAAGAAATCGCCTTGGCATTTAATTCCCTATATGGCAATCTTCCATTAGATTCTGCATTTTCCTGCCCTaatcttcaatatatatattttgctagCAACAAATTTAGTGGTCCCATCCCATCATATCTTTCAAATTGTTCCAACCTCGTCCTAGTAGATTTTGCCTCAAACATACTCTCTGGGCCAATACCAAAAAGTCTTGGAGACTTAAAATACCTTCGAATTCTTAATCTGGATTTGAATCAGCTAACAGGAGAGCCTGGAGATCAAGAGCTTAATTTCCTTTCGTCTTTCTCTAATTGCAGAGTTTTGGAATCCCTAGCCATATCCGACAATCCCTTGGATAGTACTCTTCCAGATTCAATTGGAAACTTTTCAATAACCCTTAACACCTTTAATTTCTTTGGAAGCAAAATAAAGGGTCATATTCCTATGAGTATAGGTTTCTTAAAAGGCTTGACGATGCTTGGGTTGGCAGATAACAATTTGACTGGAAATATACCGTCCATGATTGGGGGTTTGGAGAGGTTACAAAGATTGGATCTTGGTGGTAACAAAATTGAAGGATTCATTCCAGAAGAAATATGTCAACTAAAGAACTTAGGTGAGTTATATCTCACAAATAACAAATTCTCTGGATCCATCCCAAATTGTATTTCGAACCTCAATCTTTTGCGAAGGCTAAACCTGAGTTTTAATAGGTTGGAAACACcaataccattaaatttatggagCCTTGAAAATCTATTATTTTTGGACCTATCATCGAATTTCATTGGTGGATATTTGTctccaaacattaaaaaattgcatgttATTGAACATATAGATTTATCTCGGAACCAAATTACGGGAAACATTCCAAGCATCATCGGAGCTTTTGAAAGCCTAAATTATCTCAATTTGTCAAAGAACTCATTTCGAGGAGAAATCCCACACTCTTTTGGAGATTTGAAAGGATTGGATATCATAGATCTCTCTTACAATGATCTGTCTGGtgcaattcctaagtcttttgAGGCACTTTCACAGCTCAAAGATTTGAATGTATCTTTTAACAAGCTATTCGGAGAGATACCATCTAGCGGGCCTTTTCTAAACTTCACAGCAAAATCATTTTTAGGAAACAAGGCGCTTTGTGGGAATCCAATTTTTGGAGTTCTACCATGTCCAAACTCAGGCTCCAAAGGATCAAAGGTGAAACAAATTCTGCTCAAATATTTTCTTCCTACCATTGCTTTGGTCATACTTTGTTTGGCATTGGTTTATATGCTAAGAAGACATCGAGAAAGTAACTTGCAGGTTCcaaatttatttaatacatTGCTTGTATTTAAGCATAGAGTGATATCATATCAAGAGCTTTGTCAAGGGACAAACAACTTTTGTGAAAGCAACTTGCTTGGAACTGGAGGTTTTGGTTCTGTATACAAAGGGGTGCTTTTTGACGGGACAATTGTTGCTATTAAAGTTCTAAATTTACAATTGTCGAGTGCTTTCAAAAGTTTCGATACAGAATGTAAGGTCTTACGGACAATCCGACATAGGAATCTTGTTAAGATCATAAGTACTTGCTCCAACCCCGAGTTCAGAGCTTTAGTACTGCAATACATGTCGAATGGCAGCCTTAAAAGGTGGTTATACTCTTATAACTACTGCTTGAGTCTTCTTCAAAGAGTGAACATTATGGTTGATGTTGCATCTGCGTTGGACTATCTCCACAACGGTCTATCTGAATCTGTGGTGCATTGTGATTTGAAACCTACGAATATCCTTTTAAATGAGGACATGGTTGCACATGTGGGTGACTTTGGCATTGCAAAGATTTTGGTTGAAAACAAGAATGCTACACAAACCAAAACTCTTGGTACACTTGGCTACATTGCTCCAGGTACATGAATTTGCCTTTACTTATTATTACTAAGTGGAGCTATCTAATAGCGGCTAATATCATGACCAACTATAGTTGTTAGTTTCAAGATTAAAACCAATTAATGTACATGACAGTTTTCCATAATTTAATTTTACAGTAGCATTAGATTCATATAAATATACACTAGTACTGAAAATTACAGACTATATGACTACCTAGTGGGAAGATAATCCTATTTATTCCTCTTATTTattgattattaattatatatatcaaagacGTACAATTATGTTCTGTGAGCTCACTATGTTGAATTGAAGTAATTTAATAGGATATGCATGTGTAATGTATGTTTCAATTTTGGACTTGTAAATGTAATATGATTATGGTTTGCTTTGTCATTTACGGCCACTCTATTACCCATTTTGTGGAGCTTAGAATGCACTCCACAAAATGCATTGGAACGATTACTCTAAAATTGAGAAGAAAAGCTATCCACGTATGATAATCAATTTATGATTAACTTTTACCATGCaattaaggttatttttatttatgtacataattactcaaaaaaagaaaaagaaaaagaaaaagaaaagaaaaaaaaaaacgaacacTACGTACCCTTGTGATATGTGACACATAACAATTATTCTAAACAACAAAGGTCAGCGCGCTCATAAAGTATATGGGGACTCATTAAAGGTTGTTCATAGCTTAATTAGAATTTTTCTTTAAGGATCGGAGTTTGcgatgtatataatatatatatgtaccatTAGATGGTCGTTGCATGTATGGGTGCATGCAATAAATGCATATTTAGATACAAATTTGCATGCATAGATGTAATACATatcattatatatgtatatacatacatacatgcttttttctttcttgcctGAGATATGTGgatatatgttttatttatttatttattttttttaaaattgaattacTAACTTGAAGGCCTTCTGTACAATTGCGAGTGTGGATAGAGTATGGTTCTGAAGGAAAAATCTCCATCAAATGTGATGTTCATAGCTATGGTATAACATTGTTGGAGATGATCACAAGGAAGAAACCTACTGACAATATGTTTG encodes:
- the LOC133872596 gene encoding LRR receptor-like serine/threonine-protein kinase EFR gives rise to the protein MMMLIKRPSILLLLGFLLVLQLAQSSTNNFTDQSALIAFKSEINSGPNQTVLAGNWSTTTNFCNWIGVSCSRRRQRVTALNLSYMGLEGAISPYIGNLSFLVYLNLCNNSFFGSLPHEISRLQRLRILWLGHNQLEGGIPPTLKNCRNLQEIHLIDNHLIGAIPSSLGNMSSLEVLNLQLNSLTGPFSLVIFNTSSLAVIALTGNHISGTLPMNLCNHCPNLQGLYLSGNEFNGRLPSQMHYCVEVVVIDLSYNKFDGGIPEGFGSLEKLEYLSLGGNNLTGNIPPTITNLSRLSAFGIENNNIKGSIPRDLWRLQNLNSFLCNSNSLTGAIPQFMFNISSLQEIALAFNSLYGNLPLDSAFSCPNLQYIYFASNKFSGPIPSYLSNCSNLVLVDFASNILSGPIPKSLGDLKYLRILNLDLNQLTGEPGDQELNFLSSFSNCRVLESLAISDNPLDSTLPDSIGNFSITLNTFNFFGSKIKGHIPMSIGFLKGLTMLGLADNNLTGNIPSMIGGLERLQRLDLGGNKIEGFIPEEICQLKNLGELYLTNNKFSGSIPNCISNLNLLRRLNLSFNRLETPIPLNLWSLENLLFLDLSSNFIGGYLSPNIKKLHVIEHIDLSRNQITGNIPSIIGAFESLNYLNLSKNSFRGEIPHSFGDLKGLDIIDLSYNDLSGAIPKSFEALSQLKDLNVSFNKLFGEIPSSGPFLNFTAKSFLGNKALCGNPIFGVLPCPNSGSKGSKVKQILLKYFLPTIALVILCLALVYMLRRHRESNLQVPNLFNTLLVFKHRVISYQELCQGTNNFCESNLLGTGGFGSVYKGVLFDGTIVAIKVLNLQLSSAFKSFDTECKVLRTIRHRNLVKIISTCSNPEFRALVLQYMSNGSLKRWLYSYNYCLSLLQRVNIMVDVASALDYLHNGLSESVVHCDLKPTNILLNEDMVAHVGDFGIAKILVENKNATQTKTLGTLGYIAPASDVLQRTKSYAIRYRNSRCRILCSREYDPQPTGEYLKQEFFALDPFQPRSHTKEARQQAKRQIDVAANVAICATATRAANASANVTAVSFIFIEFTERNKLWEKFQREAKCQAPHVAQCGVRAEDTKFYRDSNLTEAPIFPRVKSWPRIQSDPRVKIRADDKFRAEVEKSEAMKIRAEGEKSEAVKIRVKGKIRVKGKIRVKGKNLSQRKNPS